One window of the Terriglobales bacterium genome contains the following:
- a CDS encoding PCYCGC motif-containing (lipo)protein, whose product MRRVLTLAFVALVAAATSAQWTSQASNIPAYHAQPPAKSANLPPILPAAERVGDNFRYPFQARSYELAEKHSSVLYQEPCYCFCDRSVGHGSLRSCFESAHGAHCATCMKEVFYIDQMVRQKKTAAQIRQGIIRGDWQQIDLQKAGSAQ is encoded by the coding sequence CTCTGGTCGCTGCCGCCACTTCGGCTCAGTGGACCAGCCAGGCCTCCAACATCCCTGCCTACCACGCGCAGCCTCCGGCAAAGAGCGCGAACCTGCCGCCCATCCTTCCGGCCGCGGAGCGCGTGGGCGACAACTTCCGCTACCCCTTCCAGGCCCGCTCCTACGAGCTGGCGGAAAAGCACAGCAGCGTGCTCTACCAGGAGCCCTGCTACTGCTTCTGCGACCGCAGCGTCGGACACGGCAGCCTGCGCTCCTGCTTTGAGAGCGCGCACGGCGCTCACTGCGCCACCTGCATGAAAGAAGTCTTCTACATCGACCAGATGGTCAGGCAGAAGAAGACAGCGGCCCAGATTCGCCAAGGCATCATCCGCGGCGACTGGCAGCAGATCGATCTGCAGAAGGCCGGCTCCGCCCAATAG
- a CDS encoding tetratricopeptide repeat protein, whose protein sequence is MAQLDDPALGQIVENYEAGLKAMQEHKFERAKAYFEKVVKGPSRELADRAAVHLNTCSQHLARAGTSFKTPEEHYDYAISLMNAGNYQEARSHMEKILKQHPKADYAVYGLSVLDCLTGRVEDSLRNLDRAIRMNPGNRLQARNDPDFQNLFDDPRFTELLYPEEGVDLPPPLPAEGRRR, encoded by the coding sequence GTGGCCCAACTCGACGACCCAGCGCTCGGGCAGATTGTGGAAAATTATGAGGCCGGCCTGAAGGCCATGCAGGAACACAAGTTTGAGCGGGCCAAGGCCTACTTCGAGAAGGTGGTGAAGGGTCCCAGTCGTGAGCTGGCCGATCGCGCCGCGGTTCACCTTAACACCTGCAGCCAGCACCTGGCGCGTGCCGGCACCAGCTTCAAGACGCCCGAGGAGCACTACGACTACGCCATCTCCCTGATGAACGCCGGCAATTACCAGGAGGCCCGCAGCCACATGGAGAAGATCCTGAAGCAGCACCCCAAGGCGGACTACGCCGTCTACGGCCTCTCTGTGCTCGACTGTCTTACCGGCCGGGTGGAGGATTCGCTGCGCAACCTGGATCGCGCCATCCGCATGAACCCCGGCAATCGCCTGCAGGCCCGCAACGACCCCGACTTTCAGAACCTGTTCGACGATCCCCGCTTCACGGAGTTGCTCTACCCAGAGGAAGGCGTTGACCTCCCGCCGCCACTCCCGGCGGAGGGCCGCCGGCGGTAA
- the yvcK gene encoding uridine diphosphate-N-acetylglucosamine-binding protein YvcK: protein MALGGGSGLSVVLRGLKHYVTTATSPVRSPFPVADLTAVVTVTDDGGSSGRLRRELGMLPPGDIRNCMVALSEDEALLSRLFQFRFASGSGLEGHSFGNLFLTALTSITGDFAEAVRLSSGILAAHGHIFPSTTADVELEALMDDGSRVRGETAISASSRRIKELYLVPPDAQPLPQTLAAIAAADLITVGPGSLFTSLIPNLCVHGIPEAIAAAPALKVYVGNLMTQANESLGLSAADHIRAIFQHAGRKIFDLAVLNSKPISPELRARYALEGAAQVVNDLDAIAALGVRPVLADLLEPDGVARHSSSRLAALLLDLVRQRRA from the coding sequence GTGGCGCTCGGCGGGGGCTCAGGACTCTCCGTCGTCCTGCGCGGGCTGAAGCACTATGTCACGACCGCCACCTCCCCGGTGCGCTCGCCGTTCCCGGTGGCCGACCTCACGGCCGTGGTCACCGTCACCGACGACGGGGGCTCCAGCGGCCGTCTGCGGCGCGAGCTCGGCATGCTTCCGCCCGGCGACATCCGCAACTGCATGGTGGCGCTGTCCGAGGATGAGGCGCTGCTCAGCCGCCTGTTCCAGTTCCGCTTCGCCTCCGGCTCGGGCCTGGAAGGACACAGCTTCGGCAACCTGTTTCTCACCGCCCTGACGTCAATCACGGGTGATTTCGCCGAAGCCGTGCGGCTTTCTTCCGGCATCCTCGCGGCGCACGGGCACATCTTCCCTTCCACTACGGCCGATGTCGAACTCGAAGCGCTGATGGACGACGGCTCGCGCGTGCGCGGCGAGACCGCCATCAGCGCCAGCTCGCGTCGCATCAAGGAGCTCTACCTGGTGCCGCCCGACGCGCAGCCCTTGCCGCAGACCCTGGCCGCCATCGCCGCCGCCGACCTCATCACCGTGGGGCCCGGATCGCTGTTCACCAGCCTCATCCCTAACCTGTGCGTGCACGGCATCCCGGAAGCCATCGCCGCCGCGCCCGCGCTCAAGGTCTACGTCGGCAATCTGATGACCCAGGCCAATGAAAGCCTGGGCCTCAGCGCCGCCGACCACATCCGCGCCATTTTCCAGCACGCCGGCAGGAAGATCTTCGACCTCGCGGTGCTCAACTCCAAGCCGATTTCTCCGGAGTTGCGCGCGCGTTATGCGCTGGAGGGGGCGGCCCAGGTGGTCAACGATCTGGACGCCATCGCTGCCTTGGGCGTTCGCCCCGTGCTGGCCGACCTGCTCGAGCCCGACGGCGTCGCCCGCCACAGCTCCAGCCGTCTTGCCGCCCTGCTGCTCGACCTGGTTCGCCAGCGACGGGCGTGA
- the glmU gene encoding bifunctional UDP-N-acetylglucosamine diphosphorylase/glucosamine-1-phosphate N-acetyltransferase GlmU: MATRGKARFAVAILAAGKGTRLKSKHPKVLHPVGGKPLVAHVIDAARRVVPARDIHVIIGHEAERVREAVEATGVRFVLQQPQRGTGHALMVARRALAAYTHVLVLSGDVPRVRPETIARLRDFHLAQGAAMTILTAEPPDPAAYGRVIRSYGDEVSAIVEARALTPEQQNAREINSGIYAFAVAPLFRHIGRLSTANYHRELYLTDMAAILAAAGERVVALRVESSEEVLGANTRAELVELDALLRREKCARLMESGVTIFQPETCVIDAEVEIAPDTVIEPFVQILGKTRIGSDCRIRSYSVISDCEIESGVTIRPGCILDQSRVRRGAILGPYSHLRPGTDVGEGAHVGNFVETKKARLGRGAKANHLTYLGDAEIGAGVNVGAGTITCNYDGARKHVTVIEDRAFIGSDTTLVAPVRVGRGAYIGAGSSITEDVPAGALAIARGRQVNKPGWVRRNKAKAAKKISHR, from the coding sequence ATGGCCACACGCGGCAAGGCGCGCTTCGCCGTCGCCATTCTGGCGGCCGGCAAAGGGACGCGGCTCAAGTCGAAGCATCCCAAGGTGCTGCATCCGGTCGGGGGCAAGCCGCTCGTTGCCCACGTGATTGACGCTGCACGCCGGGTCGTTCCCGCCCGCGACATTCACGTCATCATCGGCCACGAGGCCGAGCGCGTACGCGAGGCCGTGGAGGCGACCGGCGTGCGCTTCGTCCTGCAGCAGCCGCAGCGCGGCACCGGTCATGCCCTCATGGTGGCTCGGCGCGCGCTTGCGGCGTACACCCACGTGCTGGTGCTTTCCGGCGATGTCCCCCGGGTGCGTCCGGAAACAATCGCTCGCCTGCGCGACTTTCACCTGGCCCAAGGCGCCGCCATGACCATTCTGACTGCCGAGCCTCCCGACCCCGCCGCCTACGGCCGTGTGATCCGCAGCTACGGTGACGAGGTCTCCGCCATCGTGGAAGCCCGCGCGCTCACTCCCGAACAGCAGAACGCGAGAGAGATCAATTCCGGGATTTACGCTTTCGCCGTGGCCCCGCTTTTCCGGCATATCGGCCGCCTCTCCACGGCCAACTATCATCGCGAGCTCTACCTCACGGACATGGCGGCCATCCTGGCGGCGGCCGGTGAGCGCGTGGTGGCCCTGCGCGTCGAAAGCAGCGAGGAAGTTCTCGGCGCCAATACGCGTGCGGAACTGGTCGAACTCGACGCTTTGCTGCGCCGCGAGAAGTGTGCGCGACTCATGGAATCCGGCGTGACCATCTTCCAGCCCGAAACCTGCGTCATTGATGCCGAGGTCGAGATCGCTCCGGACACGGTCATCGAACCTTTCGTGCAGATACTGGGCAAGACGCGCATCGGCAGCGACTGTCGCATCCGCTCCTACAGCGTGATCAGCGATTGCGAGATCGAAAGCGGCGTGACCATCCGCCCCGGTTGCATTCTGGACCAGTCCCGCGTGCGCCGCGGCGCCATCCTCGGCCCCTATTCCCATCTGCGTCCGGGAACCGACGTGGGCGAAGGCGCGCACGTGGGCAACTTCGTGGAAACCAAGAAGGCCCGCCTGGGACGCGGCGCGAAGGCCAACCACCTGACGTATCTCGGCGACGCGGAGATCGGAGCGGGCGTCAACGTGGGCGCCGGGACCATCACCTGCAATTATGACGGCGCGCGCAAGCACGTGACGGTAATCGAAGACCGCGCCTTCATCGGCAGCGATACCACGCTGGTAGCTCCGGTGCGCGTGGGACGCGGCGCCTACATCGGCGCCGGCTCTTCCATCACGGAAGACGTCCCGGCGGGCGCGCTCGCCATCGCCCGCGGCCGCCAGGTCAACAAGCCCGGCTGGGTGCGCCGGAACAAGGCCAAAGCTGCGAAGAAAATCTCACACCGCTGA
- a CDS encoding GAF domain-containing protein: MVYRARTLPGKGMGLERWFTYNLLQRFAAAEFLSQATTILVLLAGGVLVYRSFRERYLLLWIQGWVAYLVYKFGAMNALYARPGQTIWPALSDAGYVLALTSFAASVLYFIDNRKLLLPLAAATAVALQAALARSVWLPDSEVMDVLCFGLQMAVSATAAIQLAVFAFGRRARGPMLFALSLLLMPLQPLLPAYEGVIELVIGMGMVVIVLDESRTRTTRLQVMHGITSALSQAQDLGDMMNAVLTELKSLMGARAAWFRRVEGDHLVLAHYIGLPEEFARACSTLEVTGSAAQEAFFEGTPRMVAVEEMSTETAEHLRRAGIRYATLVPVRGKHGVLGLLVLGYRFFRLGRADELEFLTTTADQLGLAIENLRMLDEVVRSQRQLASTFDSIEDCILVHDAKFRIMKVNQALLGRLVRKPASVLGNTCEAVLPRVGDRWTGCPYCSRSAGLFGEAPDPCFGGFSLVSTSSYSEGGAEHLGTIHIIKDITHQRTAEEKYRLLFQQAQEGVYIASPGGKLLDSNDAFARMLGYSSREEVLKLNMGRDIYAAPEQREAFCREMESANFVRNYEVTLKRKDGSRITVLETSFASRDSTGAVDCFQGFMLDISAKKRAEEEMRRRNRELHALNTIAVTATHSLELPEILEVTLQQVMELFRTDTGAIYLADEERHVLQRRAAIGHRGTESPPSEVQVNEEFWERVRRSRTQLITHLHLPQLPQFVADYAAAEGLKSWLWAVLWIKDRIVGVLGVSSRTPREFSATDENLLIAIGRQLATTIEKVRLYEETVRAYEDLRTTQEQLLQSEKMSAVGQLISGVAHELNNPLTAILGYAQLLENENLSDRVRDFVQKLYKQAQRTHRIVQNLLSFARQRKPQRQNIDLRRVLEEALTLREYDLRMKNIVVSQESETPLPGVIADQHQLEQVFLNIINNAVDAIHEAGREGRLITRVFMEGDHVCAEIQDNGPGMRDPKRVFDPFYTTKAVGKGTGLGLSICYGILKEHGGEIVARNAPDGGAVFQVRLPAVRNPAVRTEKRRRVKPGEEKMRGKILLVEDEDAVLDFEREVLTGAGAEVVAMKRGDEAIARLQHETFDAIVLDSHMPGPWSGLEVYRWIAETRPELEGCVVMTFSNDITEGSVRRFVQETQVQRVIKPFEVADLIALLHGILEKKKEVVAPRA, translated from the coding sequence GTGGTATACAGGGCGAGAACCCTTCCCGGCAAAGGCATGGGGTTGGAGCGCTGGTTCACGTACAACCTGCTGCAGCGGTTCGCGGCTGCGGAGTTCCTCTCGCAGGCGACCACCATCCTGGTGTTGCTGGCGGGCGGCGTCCTGGTATACCGCAGCTTCCGCGAGCGCTATTTGCTGTTGTGGATCCAGGGATGGGTCGCCTATCTGGTCTACAAGTTCGGGGCCATGAACGCGCTCTATGCGCGTCCCGGGCAGACCATCTGGCCGGCCCTTTCCGACGCCGGGTACGTGCTGGCACTGACCTCGTTCGCCGCCAGCGTTCTCTACTTCATTGACAACCGCAAGCTGCTGCTGCCGCTGGCCGCCGCCACGGCGGTGGCGCTGCAGGCCGCGCTGGCCCGCTCCGTATGGCTGCCGGATTCCGAAGTCATGGACGTGTTGTGTTTCGGATTGCAGATGGCTGTTTCCGCCACGGCTGCGATCCAACTGGCCGTGTTCGCCTTCGGCCGCCGCGCGCGCGGTCCCATGCTGTTCGCCCTCAGCCTGTTGCTGATGCCCCTGCAGCCGCTTCTGCCTGCGTACGAAGGCGTGATCGAACTGGTGATCGGAATGGGCATGGTGGTGATCGTGCTCGACGAGTCACGCACCCGGACCACCCGCTTGCAGGTGATGCACGGCATCACTTCGGCGCTCTCGCAGGCGCAGGACCTCGGGGACATGATGAACGCGGTGCTCACTGAACTGAAGTCGCTGATGGGAGCACGCGCGGCCTGGTTCCGCCGGGTGGAAGGCGATCACCTGGTCCTGGCTCACTACATCGGCCTGCCGGAAGAATTTGCTCGCGCCTGTTCGACCTTGGAGGTCACGGGGAGTGCGGCGCAGGAAGCCTTTTTCGAAGGCACGCCGCGCATGGTCGCGGTGGAGGAGATGAGCACCGAGACCGCTGAGCATCTGCGGCGCGCCGGCATTCGCTACGCCACCTTAGTCCCGGTACGGGGAAAGCACGGCGTGCTGGGGCTGCTGGTGCTGGGCTACCGTTTCTTCCGGCTCGGCCGGGCCGATGAACTCGAGTTCCTCACCACGACGGCCGACCAGCTCGGCCTGGCGATCGAGAACCTGCGCATGCTGGACGAGGTGGTGCGCTCGCAGCGGCAACTGGCGAGCACCTTCGATTCCATCGAGGACTGCATCCTGGTCCATGACGCCAAGTTCCGCATCATGAAGGTGAACCAGGCCCTGCTGGGCCGGCTGGTGCGCAAGCCGGCATCGGTGCTGGGCAACACCTGCGAAGCGGTGCTGCCGCGGGTAGGAGACCGCTGGACCGGTTGCCCGTACTGTTCGCGGTCGGCCGGGCTCTTTGGTGAGGCGCCCGACCCGTGCTTCGGAGGCTTCTCGTTGGTCTCGACGTCCTCCTACAGCGAGGGGGGCGCGGAGCATCTGGGCACCATCCACATCATCAAGGACATCACCCACCAGCGCACCGCGGAAGAGAAGTACCGGCTGCTGTTCCAGCAGGCGCAGGAAGGGGTGTATATCGCGTCGCCTGGCGGCAAGCTGCTGGACTCCAACGACGCCTTTGCCCGCATGCTGGGCTACAGCAGCCGCGAGGAAGTGCTGAAGCTCAACATGGGCAGGGACATCTACGCCGCGCCCGAGCAGCGCGAGGCGTTCTGCCGGGAAATGGAGTCGGCGAACTTCGTGCGCAACTACGAAGTCACCTTGAAGCGCAAGGACGGCAGCCGCATCACCGTGCTGGAGACCAGCTTCGCTTCACGCGACTCGACCGGAGCCGTGGACTGCTTTCAGGGATTCATGCTCGACATCTCCGCCAAGAAGCGGGCGGAAGAAGAGATGCGACGGCGCAACCGCGAGCTGCATGCCCTGAATACCATCGCGGTCACCGCCACCCATTCGCTGGAGCTGCCGGAGATCCTGGAAGTCACCCTGCAGCAGGTGATGGAGCTGTTCCGCACCGATACCGGCGCCATCTACCTGGCGGACGAGGAACGCCACGTGCTCCAGCGGAGGGCCGCGATCGGGCACCGGGGAACGGAGTCGCCTCCGTCCGAAGTGCAGGTGAACGAGGAATTCTGGGAGCGGGTGCGGCGTTCGCGGACGCAACTCATCACCCATCTGCACCTGCCGCAGCTTCCGCAATTTGTGGCTGACTACGCGGCCGCCGAAGGATTGAAGTCGTGGCTGTGGGCGGTGCTGTGGATCAAGGACCGGATCGTGGGCGTGCTGGGCGTGAGCAGCCGCACGCCGCGCGAATTCAGCGCCACCGATGAGAACCTGCTCATCGCCATCGGGCGGCAGCTCGCGACCACCATCGAGAAGGTGCGCCTCTACGAGGAAACGGTGCGCGCCTATGAAGACCTCAGGACGACGCAAGAGCAGTTGCTGCAGAGCGAGAAGATGTCCGCGGTGGGGCAGCTCATCTCGGGGGTCGCGCACGAGCTCAACAACCCGCTGACCGCCATCCTGGGCTATGCCCAGTTGCTGGAGAACGAGAACCTCAGCGACCGCGTGCGCGACTTCGTGCAGAAGCTCTACAAGCAGGCGCAGCGGACGCATCGCATCGTGCAGAACCTGCTGTCGTTCGCGCGGCAGCGCAAGCCGCAGCGCCAGAACATCGACCTGCGCCGCGTGCTCGAAGAGGCGCTCACCCTGCGCGAATACGACCTGCGCATGAAGAACATCGTCGTCAGCCAGGAATCGGAGACGCCGTTGCCGGGCGTCATCGCCGACCAGCACCAGCTCGAGCAGGTCTTCCTGAACATCATCAACAACGCCGTGGACGCCATTCATGAGGCGGGCCGCGAAGGCCGGCTCATCACGCGAGTCTTCATGGAGGGCGACCATGTCTGCGCGGAGATCCAGGACAATGGCCCGGGCATGCGCGACCCCAAGCGCGTGTTCGATCCCTTCTACACCACCAAGGCGGTGGGCAAGGGAACGGGACTGGGCCTGAGCATCTGCTACGGCATCCTGAAGGAGCACGGGGGCGAGATCGTGGCCCGCAACGCCCCGGACGGTGGCGCAGTGTTCCAGGTGCGCCTGCCGGCGGTGCGCAACCCGGCGGTCCGCACCGAAAAGCGCCGCCGCGTGAAGCCCGGCGAAGAAAAAATGCGCGGGAAGATCCTGCTGGTCGAAGACGAGGACGCCGTGCTCGACTTCGAGCGCGAAGTGCTCACCGGCGCTGGAGCCGAAGTGGTGGCCATGAAGCGCGGCGACGAAGCCATCGCGCGTCTGCAGCACGAGACCTTCGACGCCATTGTGCTGGATAGCCACATGCCCGGCCCGTGGAGCGGACTGGAGGTCTATCGCTGGATTGCTGAGACCCGGCCGGAACTGGAGGGCTGCGTGGTGATGACCTTCTCCAATGACATCACCGAAGGCTCAGTGCGCCGCTTCGTCCAGGAAACGCAGGTGCAGCGCGTGATCAAGCCCTTCGAGGTCGCCGACCTCATTGCCCTGCTGCACGGCATCCTGGAGAAGAAGAAGGAAGTGGTCGCGCCGCGCGCGTAA
- a CDS encoding HD domain-containing phosphohydrolase, translating to MSADRILVVDDEESIREIVSSMLGSAGYQCRQAASGLEALAILDSGAEFELMLSDLMMAELDGIGLLERVKEKYPDMPVIMVTAVHDISIALAAIRNGAYDYLLKPFEREQLLATVRRALENRRLKVENRNYQLNLEQLVASRTEQLRQAMGDLERSYDITLEALGDALDLKDAETEGHSKRVTAFTIAIARAMGLPSEQIRVIARGAFLHDIGKMAIPDAILRKPGSLTEEEIAIMREHCYRGYQMLRKIPFLTEAAEIVYSHQERFDGTGYPRGLRGEQIPLGARIFSIADTLDAITSDRPYRKAQSYAAAKEEINRWASKQFDPEVVRVFNTMPESIWEELRREIDAQVFQFSAAHGQLAARV from the coding sequence ATGAGCGCTGACCGCATTCTGGTCGTCGACGACGAAGAGTCCATTCGCGAAATCGTCTCCTCCATGCTGGGGAGCGCCGGGTACCAGTGCCGCCAGGCGGCTTCCGGGCTGGAAGCCCTGGCCATCCTCGACTCCGGCGCCGAGTTCGAGCTGATGCTCTCCGATCTGATGATGGCCGAACTGGACGGCATCGGCCTGCTCGAGCGCGTAAAGGAAAAGTATCCCGACATGCCGGTCATCATGGTGACGGCCGTGCATGACATCTCCATCGCCCTGGCCGCCATCCGCAACGGCGCGTACGACTATCTGCTGAAGCCCTTCGAGCGCGAGCAATTGCTGGCTACCGTGCGGCGGGCGCTGGAGAATCGCCGTCTGAAGGTCGAAAACCGCAACTATCAGCTCAACCTGGAGCAGTTGGTGGCCTCGCGCACGGAGCAGCTCCGCCAAGCCATGGGCGACCTGGAGCGTTCCTACGACATCACGCTGGAAGCCTTGGGCGATGCCCTCGACCTAAAGGACGCCGAGACCGAGGGCCACTCCAAGCGCGTCACGGCGTTCACCATCGCCATCGCGCGCGCCATGGGGCTGCCCAGCGAGCAGATCCGCGTCATCGCCCGCGGCGCATTCCTGCATGACATCGGCAAGATGGCCATCCCGGACGCCATCCTGCGCAAGCCGGGCTCGCTCACCGAGGAGGAGATCGCCATCATGCGCGAGCATTGCTATCGCGGCTACCAGATGCTGCGCAAGATCCCCTTCCTCACCGAAGCCGCCGAGATCGTTTATTCCCACCAGGAGCGGTTCGACGGCACCGGCTATCCCCGCGGCCTCCGCGGCGAGCAGATTCCCCTGGGAGCGCGCATCTTCTCCATCGCCGACACGCTCGACGCCATCACCAGCGACCGCCCCTATCGCAAGGCCCAGTCCTACGCCGCCGCCAAGGAAGAGATCAATCGCTGGGCCAGCAAGCAGTTCGACCCGGAAGTGGTTCGCGTGTTCAACACCATGCCGGAAAGCATCTGGGAGGAGCTGCGCCGCGAGATTGACGCTCAGGTCTTCCAGTTCTCGGCTGCCCACGGCCAGCTCGCCGCCCGGGTGTAG
- a CDS encoding serine hydrolase, with protein METVLRWAKLACLAAALLALPPSSRAEDSLQRRLEAMAKAHAGGVALYAKHLKTGQVVALDADRPVPTASVIKLPILLEAFAQVKAGRRSLQDRLVLNEENKVPGSGVLTLLHTGLEVTLEDALVLMIVLSDNTATNLVIDRVGIPAVNERMAGMGLKNTYLYKKVYRPAQGQVPEDQKQFGLGKTTAREMAAVMESVARCELGDAALCRRMIEMLQKQQYRNMIPRYLETVDTSEEASAVADKVGQLDDVRNDVALVHTTTGPVVISVFTYGNQDRSWTPDNQAEMLVARMAEAIVKAWAPKGVGTEKPTSENK; from the coding sequence ATGGAAACGGTCCTACGATGGGCAAAGCTTGCGTGTCTGGCGGCTGCGCTGCTCGCGCTGCCACCTTCCAGCCGGGCGGAGGATAGCCTGCAACGGCGGCTGGAGGCGATGGCGAAAGCCCATGCGGGAGGAGTCGCGCTCTATGCCAAGCATCTGAAGACCGGGCAAGTAGTTGCGCTTGACGCGGACCGGCCGGTGCCGACGGCGTCGGTCATCAAGCTGCCCATCCTGCTCGAAGCCTTCGCACAGGTGAAGGCCGGCCGGCGAAGCTTGCAGGACCGCTTGGTCCTGAATGAAGAGAACAAGGTGCCGGGTTCAGGTGTGCTGACGCTGCTCCACACCGGTCTGGAAGTGACGCTGGAGGACGCGCTCGTGCTGATGATCGTCCTGAGCGACAACACGGCGACGAACCTGGTCATCGACCGGGTGGGCATCCCGGCGGTGAATGAGCGTATGGCTGGGATGGGTCTGAAGAATACTTATCTCTATAAGAAGGTGTACAGGCCAGCGCAGGGGCAGGTGCCGGAGGACCAGAAGCAGTTCGGGCTGGGCAAGACCACGGCGCGGGAAATGGCGGCGGTGATGGAATCGGTGGCGCGGTGCGAGCTCGGCGACGCGGCCCTCTGCCGGCGTATGATCGAGATGCTGCAGAAACAGCAGTACCGGAACATGATTCCGCGCTACCTGGAAACCGTGGATACGTCGGAGGAGGCAAGCGCCGTCGCCGATAAGGTGGGACAGCTCGACGACGTGCGCAACGATGTAGCGTTGGTCCATACCACCACGGGGCCGGTCGTGATTTCTGTGTTCACTTACGGCAACCAGGACCGGAGCTGGACGCCGGACAATCAGGCGGAGATGCTGGTGGCGCGAATGGCGGAAGCCATCGTCAAAGCGTGGGCGCCGAAGGGTGTTGGGACGGAAAAGCCAACCAGCGAGAACAAGTAG